CTCGATTCCCTCGCGGCACAACGCTACACATTGCTTTAATTTGGGGTGCAGCAGTTTGTTTTGCCGCCGCGGAGCTTTCTTGGAGTTGGGCGCGATTACTATGGCGCCAGTGGGTCAAAGGCAAGCCGTTCACGAAAACGCGTCTTCGATACGAACTGGCGATGGCGGTTCTTCTCGCTTTGTTCTTTGGTTGGTACGTGTTGGAACGGATGAAGTGGTGAGGTTGCGTAGTGCGCATGGTCGCGCTCATCTGTTCAGGCTTACGACGTTTTGTTGTGCCGCGCTTCTTGCCACACTCACAGCGGCCGCCGCGAAGAAGAAGTTGCCGGCGCATCCGATTGACTTGAATACGGCGACGCTGAAGCAACTCGAAGAATTGCCGGGAGTGGGGCCGGCGACAGCGCAGGCGATTTTGAATTTTCGAGAGAAGAGCGGCCCGTTCAAGAGCGTCAACGATCTGCTGGCGGTTCCGCGAATTTCGAAACGCAAACTCGACAAGATGCGGCCGTACATCACGATAGGGCCTGGGGCGAAAAATCACTGACGCCGCAGAAACGCAAAAGGGAGGGGTGTCTCGCCTGCGGCGCGTTGTGCCCGCCGTCCCCTGAACCCAGCGCGATTTTTATCGGATTAGAAAGCTTGATGAGACGCTGAAGAGCTGCGCAGGGCGAGAGGAACTTGCTCGGCGATTTCGAGGCCGTAACCTTCGAGCGCGGCGAGTTTGCGCGGATGATTGGTGAGCACGCGAATCCGCCGCAATCCCAAATCAATCAGAATCTGCGAACCGACGCCGCTTTCGCGCCATACCTGGCGCTGGCGATTCAAATCCTGATCAAGTTCACCGCGTGAATGGAAAAGAATACGCGGGAGAGCGTCATTTTCTCCTGGCTGCGAATCGATGCGGAAGCCGCGGCCGGTGTGATGGAGATAAACGAAGACGCCGCGATTTTCGCGGGCGATGGCTTCGAGCGAACGGTCAATGATTTCGCGGCAATCGCAAGCGAGCGCGGTGAAAACGTCGCCAGTGAGGCATTGCGAATGGACGCGCACGAGCGGCGGCGGATCGCCGGAGAGTTCGCCGCGAACCAGGATGACGTGCTGTTCGTCGTCGGTTTCGCTGGAATACGCGAGCATGCGAAATTCGCCGAAGCGCGTAGGGAGAAGCGATTCCGCGATGCGCTTGACGTAACGCTCGTGGCGCATGCGGTAGCGAATCAGTTCAGCGATGGTGAGCAATTTCAGATTGTGGTGGCGGCAGAATTCGATGAGCTGCGGAACGCGCGCCATGGTGCCATCGTCGTTCATGATTTCGCAGATGACGCCGGAAGGCTCGAGACCGGCGATGCGTGCGAGATCAACGGAGGCTTCCGTCTGGCCGGCGCGAACGAGGACGCCGCCGCGACGAGCGCGCAGAGGAAAAATATGGCCGGGACGCGCGAGGTCTTCGGGGCGCGCATTGGGATCGATGGCAGTGAGAATTGTCGTGGCGCGATCGGAAGCGCTGATGCCGGTGGTGGTGCCGCGGCGCGCGTCGATGGATTCGCAGAAGGGCGTGCCGAAGAGAGAAGTGTTGCGCTGAGACATGGGCGTGAGATTCAAGGCGTCGCAGCGTTCTTCAGTGAGCGCGAGACAAATGAGGCCGCGGCCTTCGCGGGCCATGAAGTTCACGGCTTCAGGCGTAATTTTTTCGGCGGCCATGGCGAGGTCGCCTTCGTTTTCGCGATCTTCGTCATCCACGATGATGACCATGCGCCCTTGGCGGATTTCCTCGGCGGCTTCTTCGACAGTGGCGAAGGGAGGGGTGAATTCAGTCATAGAGGGATCCAAGGAGAGGGATGGGGCAATCCGCGATTGGCCAGCGACAACGAAATATGACGCGAAATGTTGCGATTAGAAATTGGGCGAGGTTTTGTTTTGTGTGAGTTACGGGCGATTCTAATCTCGAAAGTGTGGCGATTAGAAAATGACAGTGGCTAGTGGCGAGTGGCGAGTGATTAGCGATGAATTCTGATCGCGAGCCAATAAAGACGCGCGCAAACGCGAACGAGACGCGTCGAAATCTGTCCCGATTAGAAAAGGGCAAGTGATTGATTTTGTTGGTGGTTAGCGAGAAATCACTGAGCTTTTGTGTCCCGATTAGAAATGCGGGAAGAGCGCCCATCGCTTTGCCCGAAGATGTCGTGAGCGACTCGTCCCCCTGGGACGCTGCGTCGAATTGGCGTGTCGTTTTCAGTGCTATAGCCTGCATCGGCATGATGCCCTCAAATTACCCTAGCACAGCTGGGGAGTAGAGGCGAGGGAAAGGCAGCGAGGAGCCATAGGGGACGGCGGATGACGGGAAACCGGGGCTGAGCGGAGATCGTGGAGAACGGCACACAAAAGGAATTGCGTTCAGTTGGAGGAGGAAAGGCGGAGTTTGCCGGAGATGAACTTCTGAAATTGTCCGGGCGATGAGGGCGGAGCCATTTTGAAGTCGATGGTCATGTGGCCGGGCGTGGTGATGGTGTATGTAAGGCGATAGCGAGGAGCTCCAGGCTCGATGTCGCCGAGGAATATGGCGCTTTTTCCGCCGGGCGCGGCGGATACGGTGTAGTGAATCACGTGGCCCTCGTTGTCGGTATAAAAGGCGCGGAGCTGGTGTTTGGAGTTGTCGGCATAAATGATCATCAGATCGTCGTGCACAATCGCGGGATGATCTTTCGCAGCTGGATATTCGGAATGGTTTTTGCGGATTAAGACTTTGCCCTGCAGGCCCGGCTCGAAAGAGCAATGGCCTCCTCCGCCCTGTCCTGTCTCGGCAGTGCCTTCGCCGATCCATTTACCGACAAGAAATTTCAGAGAATCAAGGCTGGTGGTGGCGGGCGCGGCTGAAGTTTGCGCTTGAGCGGTGGCGAATTGACATGCGGCCAATGGGACAAAAAGCAGGACGAGACTGAGTGCGGAGATTTTTCGCAGCATGGTCGCCCTCGGAACGGCGGAATTGTTCAAATGATTGCGGGCGCGAGATTAGGTTCACGAACGAGAGTTGTCAAGGCAGGAAGAGAGCCGGGGAGAACTTCCGGAGGCCAGACCAGGGCGAGTGCAAAGCCCTGGCCGGGCCGATCCGGGAAAAAGGTTAAGAGCTAGCGCGAACGGGTATGGTTGTCAGGCTTGTGCGGCCGTCCGTGGCCGTTATCCTGATGCCCACCGCCATTGTTTTGCTGTGCGCGACCATTACCCTGTCGACCGCGCCCATTGTCCTGCTGTGCGCGGCCATTACCCTGGCGGCCACCGCCATTGTCCTGGTACGCGCGACCGTTATCCTGACGCCCGCGGTTGTTGTCCTGGAATGCGCGACCGTTATCCTGACGGCCACGCCCATTGTCCTGAAATGCGCGACCGTTATCTTGTCGCCCACGGCCGTTGTCTTGGTGTCCCCACCCTTGGTTGTTACGCTGCCCGCGATCGTCGTGGTTGCCACGGTCGCGGGAGGCCATGTCGCGATGATCCATCTGATCGCGAGTGGCGTCGAAGTGCCGTTCGTGCTCGGCTGCCATCTCCTCGCGATTCGGAAACGCGCGCACGCCGCCCTCGCCATTGAAGGCTACGCGGTCGTCGTTGTGAACGATCACGGTGCGATTGATGTACGTGTTGTGGATGATGTTGACGTTCACGCGGGAGACGGCCGTATTGTAAAAGAAATGTCCGCCGCGCCATTCGCCGCCGCCAAAGCCGACGCCTCCGTAACCGAAGCCATAGTTAATGCCGCCGTAGAAGCCGACGTGCGGGCCCCAATAACCGGCGTGCCAAGCATAGACGCCGCCAGCGAAACCCCAATAGCCGGGAGTCCAGAGGAAGCCCGGACGAGGCGCCATCACCCAAGCGCCGGGAACCCAATAGTAACCATCGTCGCCGTAGGCCCAGTAACCGGGCGTCCAGATATAGTCCGGGCCGGGGCAGAGCGGCTGGGCGTAAACGCGCAGCGGCGGCGGGCCGATATGAACAGAGATTCCGACAGCGACCTGCGCTAGCGAAGGACGGGGAATCGCGAGCGCGAAAAACGCCAAAAGAAACCACGGCAAGAAACGGAATTTACGCATCGTTGTCACCTCAGTGCATCCTTTGCCATGCAATTTGCCCTGCAAATATTCAAACACTCGGAAACAACAAAAGTTGCGGCTGCGTTGCAGAACCAGCTTTCCCGCGGGCGCAAATTCGAGCGTAGCGCCAGCACGGGTGGCGCACAAGAATCGGGGGCGTGTGACGTGCCCAAGCGGAAACCTGTACGAAGGACTAGGAGGCTGTTGGGGCATCGGTTAGGGCGAAAAACACGGATGGTGAGCGAAGTTCGGAAAAAACGGAGGGGCGACTGGAGGAGGGATGAGAAGAGGAAGGATGGAAAGGGAGGGAAAAGCCAGTTGACAATAAACCGACCAGTCGGTATGTTTTCGATGGTTCGGCACTTTACAACCAGAGGAGGGAAGGACGAAGCCATGGAGATCTTGGACGTGCGGCGGGGAATTGCGGGGAGAACTTCTGGAAGAATCGTGGCGGCGGTGTTGGTGCTGGTGATATTGGCGGCGGCTGGAGCCACCGCGCAATCGGCAGAGGATCTGAAGAAGAAATATCCGAAAATGGCGCCGATTGACGAGTATTTGATGAACCGAGACGCGGAAATCGCGTTGGCGCGATCGGCGGCACCGGAGGCGATTTCAAAAGATGCGAGTGTGTTGGTGCTGACGCGCAAGGGTTGGGAGACGGCGGTCAAGGGTACAAACGGTTTTGTGTGCCTAGTCGAGCGAGGCTGGACAGGTCACGTTGACTTTCCGGAGGTTTGGAATCCGAAGATAAGAGGAGCGGATTGCCTCAATCCCGCCGCGGTGCGGTCCGTTCTACCCACTTATTACAAGCTAACACAAATGGCGCTAGCTGGCGATTCTGAAGAGGAGCGCATAGCCGGCATTCAGGCGGCGTATGCGAAGAAAGAACTGCTCCCTGTGGAACCGGGAGCCATGGGCTACATGATGTCCAAGAAATCATACCTTGCTGACGGCACCTCGAACAACCTTTGCCATGTGATGCCTTTCGTGGCGGCTCAGAAGATGCCTCCGATGCGCACACTCGTTATCGCGGTACTGACGTGGTCCGACGGCACGCCGGCGGACTCGATGGGGGGCGATCATTCTCGCTGACGGCCGATCTTAGTGCGATTCAAGTCATGAAAAGGAGCTGCGGGCTCTCGAAGCTGGCGGCTCGTTGAGATACCTATTTATTACGCATTCATAAGGAGAACACCGATGGACAAAAAGACAATCCCAACCATCATATTGGCGACCGTTACCTTGGTTGCCGTGCTGGGTGCGGCACGGCGAGCGGTCGCCCAGGACGCGTGCGAACGCCTGACTGCGGCAGAGGTTCCCAACACCACGATTACGTTTGCGCAGACGGTTGCGGCGGGCACGTTCAACGGCCCTCCGACACCGAAGAGCGGCAGCGAACTCGCACTTTTTTATAAGAGTCTTCCGGCATTCTGCCGCGTCGTTGCCGAGGCGAAGCCGACCTCAGACTCCGACATTAAAATCGAAGTCTGGCTTCCGGTCTCGGGATGGAATGGCAAGCTGCAAGGAATCGGCGGTGGCGGATTCGCCGGACAGATTGACATTGTGCAACTCGCAACGTCGATGAAGGCGGGGTACACCGCGACGGCGACTGACACGGGACATACGGGATCATCCCCCTTCGATGCGGGCTGGGCGTTGGGGCACCCGGAAAAGATTATCGATTACGCCTATCGAGGAATTCATGAGATGACGAGCGTCGCCAAGACAGTAATCGCGGCTTATTACTCCAAGCCTCCAGAGCACTCATTCTTCGCCGGATGTTCCAACGGCGGGCGCGAGGCGTTGATCGAAGCCCAGCGTTATCCCGAGGATTATGACGGGATCTTAGCCGGCGCTCCGGTGACCGACCTCACTGCTCTGTTCGTGAGTTTTGCTTATGACGCCCAGGTCCTGACAATGGATCCGGCCAGCTTCATTCCTCCGGCAAAGGTTCCCACGATTGCAGCGGCAGTGAACGCCGCGTGCGACGTGGCGGACGGGGTGCACGATGGCATTCTGAACGATCCGCGGCAGTGTCACTTCGATCCCGCGACGATCCAGTGCAAGGGAGGGGATTCCGATAAATGCCTGACAGCCGCGCAGGTCACTGCGCTGAAGAAACTCTACGCGGGAATGCTCGATTCCAAAGGGCGCGTAGTTTACCCCGGCTATCTGCCCGGCGGCGAAGAGAGTCAAGGCGGGGGTCCAGGCGGCTGGGACGTTTGGATCACCGGCCCGGCGCCCGGGAAGAGTACCATTGCGTCTTCCGCCAACGGATTCTTTTCCGACTTTGTATTCGGGAAGTCCGATTGGGACTACAAGACGTTCAAGGTTGATGCGGACCTGAAAGCAGCCAATGAGAGATTTGCGCAGATCCTGAACGCTACCGATCCCGACCTCAACCCATTCAAAGCCCGTGGAGGAAAGTTGATTCTCTATCAAGGCTGGAATGATCCGGCAATCACGCCGTTGAGCACGATCAACTATTACGAGAGCGTCGTCAGGAAGATGGCGCAAAAGGATGTCGACTCTTTCGTCCGTCTCTACATGGTGCCGGGCATGCAACACTGCTTGGGAGGCCCGGGGCCGGATTCGTTCGGCGCGTTCTATGATCTGAAGTTCGACGACCCGCAGCACAGCGTGGACGCATCTTTGGAACAGTGGGTGGAAAAGGGCACGGTGCCGTCAACAATTATTGCGTCGAAGTTTGAAGGCGAGGACGAAACGCATGCAAAGATGACGCGGCCTCTGTGCCCGTATCCGCAGGCAGCGAAGTACAAAGGCAGCGGCGATCCGAATGACGCCTCGAACTTTGTGTGCGAGCGGCCGAAGAAATAAGCTCTTTTTACGACAACTGAATTACTTCGAGGTGCAGTTCCTCGTCTGAGAGGCGGCCTTGTCAATTCTCGTTTTTTTCGGTTGCACGGTGATTCCACTTGAGGGAGCGAATTTCACGATGCCCGGATACTACTCGGATGCGAAGGAAGCCGTTCGACAGAAGATCAACCAATGGATACGGTCCAGCGGCGCCTTTGACGGCGTGATTGACACCGACAAGATATTGCGTGACCCGGATCATCCGACCAGGATTGCGTGGAGAACTTTCGGCAGAATCATAGCGGGGATATTGGCACTTCTGCTGCTGGTGACGACTCAAGCGAGCGCACAATCGCAGCCAGCGCCGGCGACGGAAGCCTCAGCTCACACGGATGCAAGAACGTCGAATGCGAAGCAGCAATCCCAAGCGTCAGATATTCAGCCGTTCAAGGTGCATGTTGCGGATTCCGTTCTTGAGGATCTCGATCGTCGCTTGGCAGCCACCCGGTGGCCCGACCAGCTCCCCGGCACAACTTCGGAGTACGGAGTGGATATCAAGAAAGTGCGCGAATTGGCGGACTACTGGCAGAAACAATTCAACTGGCGCGCACAAGAGGCGCGCATCAACAGCTTCGATCAGTTCACGACGGAGATTGACGGGCAGCGAATTCATTTTATCCATGAGCGTTCGCCCCGCGCCGACGCAATTCCGCTGCTGCTGATTCACGGATGGCCCGGTTCGTTCCTCGAATTTCTGAAAATGATCGAGCCGCTCACACAGCCGAAGAACGCCAGCACGCCGGCGTTTGACGTGGTCATCCCCTCGCTTCCCGGATTTGGATTTTCCGGACCAACGACAGCGCGAGGCTGGGGCCCAAAGCGCATGGCGAGTGCTCTTATCGCGCTCATGGATCGCTTAGGCTATTCCCGCTACGGTGTTCAGGGTGGCGATTGGGGCTCTGAGATAGCCCGCGACATCGCTCGCCAGGCACCCGAACACGTGATCGGGCTGCACCTGAACCTTTTGTACGCAGATCCTCCGAACCAAGAAGCGGTTGCAAAAATGAGCGACTTTGAGCGGAGGCGCTATTCCTATTTCCAATCGGAAGAAAGCAGTTTTTTCAACCTGCAATCCAGTGAACCCCAGACTCTTGCCTATGCCCTGACTGACTCACCGGTTGGATGGCTGGCCTGGATGATCGATAAATTCCAATTCCTTACGGATAACAACGGCGATTTTCTTACCGCCGTGGACCGCGACACATTTCTGACAGATGTCACGCTCTACTGGGTGACCGGTACGATAGGTTCCGCGATGCGGATATACCGCGAGAATCGCCTCGAGGAAAGAGAAGCAGCGCCACTTCCGTATCTAAAAACTCCTGTGGCATTCGCGGATTTTCCGAAGGAAGTGTACTCTACGCCACTCTCTTGGATCGAGCAGAGCTATAACGTTGTGCAATACACGAGGATGCCCAGAGGCGGGCACTTCGCGGCGCTTGAGCAACCCGATCTTCTGGTAGCCGATATACGGAAGTTCTTCCCAAGAGTCAACGATGATGAACCCATGAAGCCTGTCACCACAGCACCTGACGAGCCATTGGGAAGTGGCTTTGAGTCGAAGTTTGCGAAGGTGAATGGCACGGAACTCCACTATGTCCGCGGAGGAAGCGGCCCTGCGGTTGTCTTGCTGCATGGATTTCCCGAGGATTGGTACGAGTTTCGTCGTGTTATGCCTCTTTTAGCGCAGCGGTTCACGGTGATCGCGGTAGACCTGCGGGGAGTGGGCGAATCCGCGCCATCCGACAATGGCTACGATGCAGCGAACCTTGCCGAAGATCTTCATCAGCTGGTGGCTAGCCTGAGCTTGGGGCACGTCTATGTCGTCGGGCACGACGTCGGAGGAATGGTGGCCTACGCGTTTGCACGCCGGTATGGGGAGACGGCGCGTGGGGTGATGATTCTGGATTCGGCGTTTCCTGGCCTCGACCCGTGGCAGGAGCTTGTCGATCGCGCGTGGCACGTGCGCTTTAATCAGAGTGACGTGGCGGAAAAGTTGGTGAGCGGCCGCCAAGCGGAGTATTTCCGATATTTTCTTGGAGAGCTGAGCGACGCCGACGTGGACCACTACGCATACGCTTACAGGGATCCCGATCACCTGCCGGCTGCGTTTGAGACCTATCGGGCGTTTCCCGCAGATGCGAAGTTTTTTGCCGCGCAAACCGGGCGCACGGACATTCCGCTCGTCATCGGCGCAGGCGAACATGACGTCGTCGAAACCTTCTTGCCGCGTATTGCCGCTGCGATGCGGGCGCATGGATGCACGAACGTGGACGTGGAGACGATTCAAGGCGCAGGACATTACGTCGCTGACGAGGCACCCAATGCTCTGGCAAAACTGGTGGAACGCTTTGCTGCTGTTTCACCAAAATCAAACTAGGGGAAGAATTAGGTGCTCCCCAGCGAATTTCTCGCTTGCCCCTCTATCACTCCACTGGAATAGAAGCGGCGCGCTATCCGCTTACTTCAATTCTGCGGTGCCACGGTGGCCCGACGGCACTTCTGGATTGGCAAAGCAACGGCATGATAGGCAGGTTGGGATGTCATTACTTCTCGATACAAATGCCTAGAAGTTTGAGATGAGTTGATCGCGAGAGGCAGAGAAATGTGTTGACAGTGTACCGACCAGTCGGTATGTTGATACTGGATGCAGGAACAGCATTGCTGTGAGGGAAGAGGCAACTATGGAGCGCTTGAAGATGCCGAGAAAAATCGCACGAAGAGCTATGGGGAAAATTCTAGCGGGGGCCGTTGCGGTGGTCGTACTGGCAGCGACGGCGGTGGTCACGCGGGCGCAGGATGAGAGACCCTATCCGAAGATGCTGCCGATTGGGCA
The sequence above is a segment of the Candidatus Acidiferrales bacterium genome. Coding sequences within it:
- a CDS encoding helix-hairpin-helix domain-containing protein, coding for MRLRSAHGRAHLFRLTTFCCAALLATLTAAAAKKKLPAHPIDLNTATLKQLEELPGVGPATAQAILNFREKSGPFKSVNDLLAVPRISKRKLDKMRPYITIGPGAKNH
- the ribB gene encoding 3,4-dihydroxy-2-butanone-4-phosphate synthase, with the translated sequence MTEFTPPFATVEEAAEEIRQGRMVIIVDDEDRENEGDLAMAAEKITPEAVNFMAREGRGLICLALTEERCDALNLTPMSQRNTSLFGTPFCESIDARRGTTTGISASDRATTILTAIDPNARPEDLARPGHIFPLRARRGGVLVRAGQTEASVDLARIAGLEPSGVICEIMNDDGTMARVPQLIEFCRHHNLKLLTIAELIRYRMRHERYVKRIAESLLPTRFGEFRMLAYSSETDDEQHVILVRGELSGDPPPLVRVHSQCLTGDVFTALACDCREIIDRSLEAIARENRGVFVYLHHTGRGFRIDSQPGENDALPRILFHSRGELDQDLNRQRQVWRESGVGSQILIDLGLRRIRVLTNHPRKLAALEGYGLEIAEQVPLALRSSSASHQAF
- a CDS encoding tannase/feruloyl esterase family alpha/beta hydrolase — translated: MDKKTIPTIILATVTLVAVLGAARRAVAQDACERLTAAEVPNTTITFAQTVAAGTFNGPPTPKSGSELALFYKSLPAFCRVVAEAKPTSDSDIKIEVWLPVSGWNGKLQGIGGGGFAGQIDIVQLATSMKAGYTATATDTGHTGSSPFDAGWALGHPEKIIDYAYRGIHEMTSVAKTVIAAYYSKPPEHSFFAGCSNGGREALIEAQRYPEDYDGILAGAPVTDLTALFVSFAYDAQVLTMDPASFIPPAKVPTIAAAVNAACDVADGVHDGILNDPRQCHFDPATIQCKGGDSDKCLTAAQVTALKKLYAGMLDSKGRVVYPGYLPGGEESQGGGPGGWDVWITGPAPGKSTIASSANGFFSDFVFGKSDWDYKTFKVDADLKAANERFAQILNATDPDLNPFKARGGKLILYQGWNDPAITPLSTINYYESVVRKMAQKDVDSFVRLYMVPGMQHCLGGPGPDSFGAFYDLKFDDPQHSVDASLEQWVEKGTVPSTIIASKFEGEDETHAKMTRPLCPYPQAAKYKGSGDPNDASNFVCERPKK
- a CDS encoding alpha/beta fold hydrolase; its protein translation is MSILVFFGCTVIPLEGANFTMPGYYSDAKEAVRQKINQWIRSSGAFDGVIDTDKILRDPDHPTRIAWRTFGRIIAGILALLLLVTTQASAQSQPAPATEASAHTDARTSNAKQQSQASDIQPFKVHVADSVLEDLDRRLAATRWPDQLPGTTSEYGVDIKKVRELADYWQKQFNWRAQEARINSFDQFTTEIDGQRIHFIHERSPRADAIPLLLIHGWPGSFLEFLKMIEPLTQPKNASTPAFDVVIPSLPGFGFSGPTTARGWGPKRMASALIALMDRLGYSRYGVQGGDWGSEIARDIARQAPEHVIGLHLNLLYADPPNQEAVAKMSDFERRRYSYFQSEESSFFNLQSSEPQTLAYALTDSPVGWLAWMIDKFQFLTDNNGDFLTAVDRDTFLTDVTLYWVTGTIGSAMRIYRENRLEEREAAPLPYLKTPVAFADFPKEVYSTPLSWIEQSYNVVQYTRMPRGGHFAALEQPDLLVADIRKFFPRVNDDEPMKPVTTAPDEPLGSGFESKFAKVNGTELHYVRGGSGPAVVLLHGFPEDWYEFRRVMPLLAQRFTVIAVDLRGVGESAPSDNGYDAANLAEDLHQLVASLSLGHVYVVGHDVGGMVAYAFARRYGETARGVMILDSAFPGLDPWQELVDRAWHVRFNQSDVAEKLVSGRQAEYFRYFLGELSDADVDHYAYAYRDPDHLPAAFETYRAFPADAKFFAAQTGRTDIPLVIGAGEHDVVETFLPRIAAAMRAHGCTNVDVETIQGAGHYVADEAPNALAKLVERFAAVSPKSN